From a region of the Opitutia bacterium genome:
- the rpoB gene encoding DNA-directed RNA polymerase subunit beta translates to MADRTQHERVNFGKLREVIQPPNLIELQISSYLEYLQKDVPEKQRKPVGLEAVFKEVFPITSYDERLTLEYVSYTIGEPKSSEIECLREGTTYAVPLYVKLRLREEDFIKDEEIFMGDIPMVTERGSFIINGAERVVVSQLHRSPGICFEVATHPNGKLLHSFRIIPDRGTWLEVQFDNNDLLYVYLDRRRRRRKFLITTLLRAIGYSNDLDILNLFYEVQDLKVNKALDMENVSTLVLVEDVIDAQKGVVLARAFEPLTKQIVRTFEKHDIKSMRVIDTTADEGAIIRALKKDPTRNEEEALKEIYKKLRPGEPPTTANAKALLKRLFFDPKRYDLGRVGRYKINQKLDLKVDLEVRILESADVVAATKYLVRLKKNDGVVDDIDHLGSRRVRTVGELLANQCRVGLSRTERLVRERMTLYDQSVDSITPQKLINPKALTTVIRDFFARSQLSQFMDQINPLAELTHKRRLSALGPGGLNRERAGFEVRDVHPSHYGRICPIETPEGPNIGLINSLSTYARVNEFGFIEAPYRVADKEKGRVTDKVVYLTADQEEGKVIAQANAEVDEKGNFIGKVTARRDGEFLEVTADEVDLMDVSPKQVVSVAAGLIPFLEHDDANRALMGSNMQRQGVPLLQTEAPFVGTGLEGRLASDSKTVVVAEANGVVASVDAKQIIVTESGELPRNPKTDPKNGTYVYELRKFMRSNAGTCFTQKPIVKKGQKVKKGQCIADGPSTDHGELALGRNVLVAFMPWNGYNFEDAILISEKVLKEDIFTSIHVQEFEVTARDTKLGPEEITRDIPNVGEEALKNLDHNGVIRVGAEVKPGDILVGKITPKSETELAPEEKLLRAIFGEKAADVKDTSLIVPSGVNGIIMDVKINTSRLDAEGSKLSPSDRRRQVKQIQEDYKTQMDKLREQLTEALSNILLGEKIPLDVINGQTGEIIIPANRKITKTLLRKLAAVAKHIEIDPSPVRIKIMEIIGSFQSKFDELEGDRERKIASIEQGDAEGAGVIKQVKVYIATKQKLEVGDKMAGRHGNKGVVAKIVPEEDMPFLPDGTPVQICLNPLGVPSRMNVGQVLETHLGWACSKLGLKVATPVFDGISEKKVREYLKQANDVEKEQSGVITVTTAGKATLFDGRTGEKIDQQVVVGFIYMMKLNHLVSHKIHARAVGPYSLVTQQPLGGKAQYGGQRFGEMEVWALEAYGAAHTLQEILTVKSDDVNGRTKIYESLVKGDNTLQAGTPESFNVLVKEMQALGLDIKLGKRTTLSEALGGNR, encoded by the coding sequence ATGGCCGACCGCACTCAACACGAACGCGTCAACTTCGGAAAACTTCGCGAAGTCATCCAGCCGCCGAACCTCATCGAGCTGCAAATCAGCTCTTACCTCGAGTATCTCCAAAAGGACGTGCCCGAGAAGCAGCGCAAGCCCGTCGGCCTCGAAGCCGTTTTCAAGGAGGTCTTCCCGATCACCTCGTATGACGAGCGCCTCACGCTCGAATATGTCTCCTACACGATCGGCGAGCCCAAGAGCTCCGAGATCGAGTGCCTCCGCGAAGGCACCACCTACGCCGTCCCGCTCTACGTGAAGCTCCGCCTCCGCGAAGAGGACTTCATCAAGGACGAGGAAATCTTCATGGGCGACATCCCGATGGTGACCGAGCGCGGCTCGTTCATCATCAACGGCGCCGAGCGCGTCGTCGTCTCCCAGCTCCACCGTTCGCCTGGCATCTGCTTCGAAGTCGCCACGCACCCGAACGGCAAGCTGCTCCACTCGTTCCGCATCATCCCGGACCGCGGCACTTGGCTCGAAGTGCAGTTCGACAACAACGACCTGCTCTACGTCTACCTCGACCGCCGCCGCCGCCGCCGGAAATTCCTCATCACGACGCTGCTCCGCGCCATCGGCTACAGCAACGACCTCGACATCCTGAACCTCTTCTACGAAGTCCAGGACCTGAAGGTGAACAAGGCCCTCGACATGGAAAACGTGTCGACCCTCGTGCTCGTCGAAGACGTCATCGATGCCCAGAAGGGCGTCGTTCTCGCTCGCGCGTTCGAGCCGCTCACGAAGCAGATCGTCCGCACCTTCGAGAAGCACGACATCAAGTCGATGCGCGTCATCGACACGACCGCCGACGAGGGCGCGATCATCCGCGCGCTCAAGAAGGACCCGACCCGCAACGAAGAGGAAGCGCTCAAGGAAATCTACAAGAAGCTGCGCCCGGGCGAGCCGCCGACCACGGCGAACGCCAAGGCCCTGCTCAAGCGCCTGTTCTTCGACCCGAAGCGCTACGACCTCGGCCGCGTCGGCCGCTACAAGATCAACCAGAAGCTCGACCTGAAGGTCGACCTCGAGGTCCGCATTCTCGAAAGCGCCGACGTCGTCGCCGCCACGAAGTATCTCGTCCGCCTCAAGAAGAACGACGGCGTCGTTGACGACATCGACCACCTCGGTTCGCGCCGCGTGCGCACCGTCGGTGAGCTCCTCGCCAACCAATGCCGCGTCGGCCTTTCCCGCACCGAGCGTTTGGTGCGCGAGCGCATGACGCTCTACGATCAATCCGTCGACTCGATCACGCCGCAGAAGCTGATCAACCCGAAGGCGCTGACGACCGTGATCCGCGATTTCTTCGCGCGCAGCCAGCTGTCGCAGTTCATGGACCAGATCAACCCGCTCGCCGAGCTGACGCACAAGCGCCGCTTGTCCGCGCTCGGACCTGGCGGTCTGAATCGTGAACGTGCCGGCTTCGAAGTCCGCGACGTTCACCCGTCGCACTACGGCCGCATCTGCCCGATCGAAACGCCCGAAGGTCCGAACATCGGTCTGATCAATTCGCTCTCGACCTACGCGCGTGTGAACGAATTCGGCTTCATCGAGGCCCCGTATCGCGTCGCCGACAAGGAAAAGGGCCGCGTCACCGACAAGGTTGTCTACCTCACCGCCGACCAGGAAGAGGGCAAGGTCATCGCCCAAGCCAACGCCGAGGTCGACGAGAAGGGTAACTTCATCGGCAAGGTCACCGCGCGCCGTGACGGCGAGTTCCTCGAAGTCACCGCGGACGAAGTCGACCTGATGGACGTCTCGCCCAAGCAAGTCGTCTCCGTCGCCGCCGGTCTGATCCCCTTCCTCGAGCACGACGACGCCAACCGCGCGTTGATGGGCTCGAACATGCAACGCCAAGGCGTGCCGCTGCTGCAGACCGAAGCGCCGTTCGTCGGCACCGGTCTCGAAGGCCGCCTCGCCTCGGACTCCAAGACCGTCGTGGTCGCGGAAGCCAACGGCGTCGTCGCGTCCGTCGACGCGAAGCAGATCATCGTCACCGAGTCCGGCGAACTGCCGCGCAACCCGAAGACCGATCCGAAGAACGGCACCTACGTTTACGAGCTGCGCAAATTCATGCGCTCGAACGCGGGCACCTGCTTCACCCAGAAGCCCATCGTCAAGAAGGGCCAGAAAGTGAAGAAGGGCCAGTGCATCGCCGACGGTCCCTCGACCGACCACGGCGAGCTCGCCCTCGGCCGCAACGTGCTCGTCGCGTTCATGCCTTGGAACGGTTACAACTTCGAAGACGCCATCCTCATCTCCGAAAAGGTGCTGAAGGAAGACATCTTCACCTCGATCCACGTCCAGGAATTCGAAGTCACCGCGCGTGACACGAAGCTCGGGCCCGAGGAAATCACCCGCGACATCCCGAACGTCGGCGAAGAGGCCCTCAAGAACCTCGATCACAACGGCGTCATCCGCGTCGGTGCCGAGGTCAAGCCGGGCGACATCCTCGTCGGCAAGATCACGCCGAAGTCCGAAACCGAACTCGCGCCGGAAGAGAAACTCCTCCGCGCCATCTTCGGTGAGAAGGCCGCGGACGTGAAGGACACCTCGCTCATCGTCCCGTCGGGCGTGAACGGCATCATCATGGACGTGAAGATCAACACTTCGCGCCTCGATGCCGAGGGTTCCAAACTCTCGCCTTCTGATCGCCGCCGTCAGGTGAAGCAGATCCAGGAAGACTACAAGACGCAGATGGACAAGCTGCGCGAGCAGCTCACCGAGGCGCTGTCCAACATCCTCCTCGGCGAAAAGATCCCGCTCGACGTCATCAACGGCCAGACCGGCGAAATCATCATCCCGGCCAACCGCAAGATCACGAAGACCCTCCTCCGCAAGCTCGCCGCCGTCGCGAAGCACATCGAGATCGATCCGTCCCCGGTTCGCATCAAGATCATGGAGATCATCGGCTCGTTCCAGTCGAAGTTCGACGAGCTCGAGGGCGACCGTGAGCGCAAGATCGCGTCGATCGAACAAGGCGACGCGGAAGGCGCCGGCGTTATCAAGCAGGTCAAGGTCTACATCGCCACGAAGCAAAAGCTCGAGGTCGGTGACAAAATGGCCGGCCGCCACGGTAACAAGGGCGTCGTCGCCAAGATCGTCCCCGAAGAAGACATGCCGTTCCTCCCGGACGGCACTCCGGTGCAAATCTGCTTGAACCCCCTCGGCGTGCCTTCGCGCATGAACGTCGGTCAGGTTCTCGAGACGCACCTCGGTTGGGCCTGTTCGAAGCTCGGCCTCAAGGTCGCCACGCCCGTGTTCGACGGTATCTCGGAAAAGAAAGTCCGCGAATACCTCAAGCAGGCGAACGACGTTGAGAAGGAGCAGAGCGGCGTCATCACCGTCACCACCGCCGGCAAGGCCACGCTGTTCGACGGCCGCACCGGTGAGAAGATCGATCAGCAAGTCGTCGTGGGCTTCATCTACATGATGAAGCTGAACCACCTTGTCTCGCACAAGATTCACGCGCGCGCGGTCGGTCCTTACTCGCTCGTCACGCAGCAGCCGTTGGGCGGCAAAGCCCAATACGGCGGCCAGCGCTTCGGCGAAATGGAAGTGTGGGCGCTCGAAGCCTACGGCGCGGCGCACACGCTCCAGGAAATCCTCACCGTCAAGTCCGACGACGTGAACGGCCGCACCAAGATCTACGAATCGCTCGTCAAGGGCGACAACACCCTGCAGGCCGGCACGCCGGAATCCTTCAACGTCCTCGTGAAGGAAATGCAGGCTCTCGGCCTCGACATCAAACTCGGCAAGCGCACCACGCTTTCCGAAGCCCTCGGTGGCAACCGCTAA
- the rplL gene encoding 50S ribosomal protein L7/L12 has translation MSNITKDQVIDWLSAQPILELAALVKDLEAKWGVSAAAAVAAAPAAGGGAAAPAAEEKTEFNVVLTEAGANKIGVIKEVRAITGLGLKEAKDLVEGAPKPVKEGVNKAEAEEIKKKLEAAGAKVELK, from the coding sequence ATGAGCAACATCACCAAAGACCAAGTCATCGATTGGCTGTCCGCGCAGCCGATCCTCGAGCTCGCCGCGCTCGTCAAAGACCTCGAGGCCAAGTGGGGCGTTTCCGCCGCCGCTGCCGTCGCTGCCGCTCCCGCCGCTGGCGGTGGCGCCGCTGCCCCGGCCGCAGAAGAGAAGACCGAGTTCAACGTCGTCCTCACTGAGGCCGGCGCCAACAAGATCGGCGTCATTAAGGAAGTCCGTGCGATCACGGGCCTCGGCCTCAAGGAGGCCAAGGACCTCGTCGAGGGCGCTCCGAAGCCGGTCAAGGAAGGCGTCAACAAGGCCGAAGCCGAAGAGATCAAGAAGAAGCTCGAGGCCGCTGGCGCGAAGGTCGAACTCAAGTAA
- a CDS encoding 50S ribosomal protein L10, with protein MRAEKKFLIDEVTTHLKKSDYVILTNFTKLTVADTAELRKRLAPEKAEFHVVKNSSFRVAAKAFGLPEVDKSLSGQTAVVVGGKNPAGVAKVLKKFVEEKQKLEVKVGILDKKMMTAAELSKLAELPSFEALRSMLLGLFTQQGAAFVRVLNEKVKKETPAA; from the coding sequence ATGAGAGCCGAAAAGAAATTCCTCATCGACGAGGTCACGACGCACCTGAAGAAGTCTGACTACGTCATCCTCACCAACTTCACGAAACTGACCGTCGCCGACACCGCCGAGCTGCGCAAGCGCCTCGCCCCGGAGAAGGCCGAGTTCCACGTCGTGAAGAACAGCTCGTTCCGCGTCGCGGCCAAGGCCTTCGGCCTGCCCGAGGTGGACAAGTCCCTCAGCGGCCAGACGGCCGTCGTCGTCGGCGGCAAGAATCCCGCCGGCGTCGCAAAGGTCCTCAAGAAGTTCGTCGAGGAGAAGCAGAAGCTCGAAGTGAAGGTCGGCATCCTCGATAAGAAGATGATGACCGCCGCCGAGCTGTCGAAGCTGGCCGAGCTGCCCTCGTTCGAGGCGCTCCGTTCCATGCTCCTCGGCCTGTTCACGCAACAGGGAGCCGCGTTCGTTCGCGTGCTCAACGAGAAGGTCAAGAAGGAGACTCCCGCAGCCTAA
- a CDS encoding 50S ribosomal protein L1, protein MEKHSKRYNSAIKVADLTKEYPLNEAVEILSKFPKAKFDETIELSFRLGVDPAQGDQMVRGTTPLPNGSGKKIRVIVFTDDAEKALAAGADHAGLAELMAKINSGWLDFDVAIATTEAMKQVRTLARVLGPKGLMPNPKSGTVTDDIAAGIKAVKAGRVEFKVDKTANIGVGVGKRSFTTQQISENVAAVLEAVGKAKPAAFKGHYIKSVTLSSSMSPGVKIASTEFSKF, encoded by the coding sequence ATGGAAAAGCACAGCAAAAGATACAACAGCGCCATCAAGGTCGCTGACCTCACGAAGGAATATCCGCTCAACGAAGCCGTTGAGATTCTTTCGAAGTTCCCGAAGGCCAAGTTCGATGAGACCATCGAGCTGTCCTTCCGCCTCGGCGTCGATCCGGCGCAGGGCGACCAGATGGTGCGCGGCACCACGCCGCTCCCGAACGGTTCCGGCAAGAAGATCCGCGTGATCGTCTTCACCGACGACGCCGAGAAGGCGCTCGCCGCCGGTGCCGATCATGCCGGCCTCGCCGAGCTGATGGCCAAGATCAATTCCGGCTGGCTCGACTTCGACGTCGCCATCGCGACCACCGAAGCCATGAAGCAGGTCCGCACGCTCGCCCGCGTGCTCGGCCCCAAGGGCCTCATGCCGAACCCGAAGTCCGGCACCGTCACCGACGACATCGCCGCCGGCATCAAGGCCGTGAAGGCCGGTCGCGTCGAGTTCAAGGTCGACAAGACCGCCAACATCGGCGTCGGCGTCGGCAAGCGCTCGTTCACGACGCAGCAGATCTCCGAGAACGTCGCCGCGGTCCTCGAGGCCGTCGGCAAGGCCAAGCCGGCCGCGTTCAAGGGCCACTACATCAAGTCCGTCACCCTCTCGTCCTCGATGTCGCCCGGCGTGAAGATCGCCTCGACCGAGTTCAGCAAATTCTAA
- the rplK gene encoding 50S ribosomal protein L11 produces the protein MAKKIQGYVRLQLPAGAANPAPPVGPALGAQGVNIMAFCKEFNAKTKDQNGMIIPVVITVFSDKSFTFICKSPPASVLLKKAAGVASGSAKPNQDKVGKVTKKQILEIIKIKKADLNANSEEAAIRMIAGTAKNMGIEVTD, from the coding sequence ATGGCCAAAAAGATTCAAGGCTACGTTCGTCTCCAGCTCCCCGCTGGCGCTGCCAACCCGGCTCCGCCGGTCGGTCCCGCGCTCGGCGCCCAGGGCGTCAACATCATGGCGTTCTGCAAGGAGTTCAACGCGAAGACCAAGGACCAGAATGGCATGATCATCCCCGTGGTGATCACCGTCTTCTCGGACAAATCCTTCACGTTCATCTGCAAGTCGCCGCCGGCTTCCGTCCTCCTCAAGAAGGCCGCGGGCGTCGCTTCCGGCTCGGCCAAGCCCAACCAGGACAAGGTTGGAAAGGTCACCAAGAAGCAGATCCTCGAGATCATCAAAATCAAGAAGGCCGACCTCAACGCCAACTCCGAGGAAGCCGCGATCCGCATGATCGCCGGCACCGCGAAGAACATGGGCATCGAGGTCACCGACTAA
- the nusG gene encoding transcription termination/antitermination factor NusG produces the protein MSQTSTPTAQWFAVHTLSGQEQKVKTYIEKFKKAEELEDFVHEVLLPTEVVSEVKGGKKSTKTRKLYPGYVFVNMKLYEEGKVIIKPFYFVKDAAGVIGFVGGEHPAPLRQSEIDEIKARVEAASGKEIPKVSFEVGEEVKITDGAFANLNGRVDEIDPARGKLKISVSIFGRFTPVELEYWQVQRASES, from the coding sequence ATGTCCCAGACCTCAACGCCCACCGCCCAGTGGTTCGCGGTTCACACTCTCTCCGGTCAGGAGCAGAAGGTGAAAACCTACATCGAGAAATTCAAGAAGGCCGAAGAGCTCGAAGACTTCGTCCATGAGGTCCTCCTGCCCACGGAAGTCGTCTCCGAGGTGAAGGGCGGCAAGAAGTCCACCAAGACCCGCAAGCTCTATCCGGGCTACGTCTTCGTGAACATGAAGCTCTACGAAGAGGGCAAGGTCATCATCAAGCCCTTCTATTTCGTGAAGGACGCGGCCGGCGTCATCGGCTTCGTTGGCGGCGAGCATCCCGCTCCGCTCCGCCAATCTGAAATCGACGAGATCAAGGCCCGCGTCGAGGCCGCCTCCGGCAAGGAAATCCCGAAGGTCTCCTTCGAAGTCGGCGAGGAAGTGAAGATCACCGACGGTGCCTTCGCCAACCTCAACGGCCGCGTCGACGAGATCGACCCCGCTCGCGGCAAGCTCAAGATTTCCGTTTCCATTTTCGGACGGTTTACGCCCGTCGAACTCGAATACTGGCAGGTCCAGCGCGCCTCTGAAAGCTGA
- the secE gene encoding preprotein translocase subunit SecE translates to MANPFRSARIFFSELVAELQKASWPTREELKDSTIVVIVACLLLGLFTSISDFALYQVVDLFTRWVS, encoded by the coding sequence ATGGCCAACCCGTTCCGCAGCGCCCGCATTTTCTTCAGCGAACTCGTCGCTGAACTCCAGAAGGCCAGCTGGCCGACTCGCGAAGAGCTCAAGGACTCGACGATCGTCGTGATCGTCGCCTGCCTGCTCCTCGGCTTGTTCACCAGCATCAGCGACTTCGCCCTTTACCAAGTGGTCGACCTGTTCACCCGCTGGGTGAGCTGA